The following is a genomic window from Chryseobacterium ginsenosidimutans.
GGCCGGGGTTTTGAATATGAAAAAATAATTGATATTTTGGATAGATAAATTTGATTATCAAGGAAGTTGATATGAATTTATATGGAAAATTTATATATAATGTCACTTAATTAAAGTAAATTATCAATAAAAATAATTATTTCTTACTAAATATGAAATAAACAAACGTTTAAAATACTACTTTTGTGGTATGATTTTTGAAAATAGGTTGAATCTATAATCTTAAATAAACTTTAAATTGAATAGTGGTAAAATTCGTACTAAATTTAAAGAATACATGAAATTTTATTTTAATTTTGCAAGGCTATCACAAGATTATTTATAGATAATCTAATTTATACTTATAATAATATATGAAAACAAATAACGACAATGTACAATTCTCTTAGAAAAAAAGTTTTTGGAGGGGATAATGTTGTCAGTCTCTCAGATGTAAGGTATCTTCCCAGATGGATAATATTAATAATTGATATTATTATTCTGGTAGTATCACTATTTTTATCGACTTACATTATTCAGAAGATCACGCAGAAGGAATACATTTATCACAATGATAAAAGTATAATTTTTGCTTCTATTATTTTTACGAACATCTTATTCATGTATATTCTTAAAACATATGCAGGAATTATAAGACATTCTACCTTTATAGATCTTTTCAAATTACTGATTTCCTGTTTCTGTACCATGTTTTTGGTGGGAACTGTTAATATCATTTATTTCTGGATTACCGGTGGCAAATTTATCCTCACAGCATATTTGGTGCTTTATTTTATTATTTCCTTTATGGGATTATTCCTTTTCAGGCTATATGTAAAGGAGTTTTTTCATATTGTGAGAGAATATCGAAGAAGTGCACTGAAAAAAAGAATTCTTGTTTTAGGTATTGATGAGCAATCTATTGCCATTGCAAGAGCTATTTTAGATAATCCGAATTTGCCTTATCAGGTTGTGGGATTTCTTACCCAAAGAACAGATTCTAAAAGGGCTTCTTTATTAGGAAAACCGATACTTTCAAAGGATAGAATTGAGAGGAATACGAAAGAGGAATTATTAATAGATGGAATAATTATAGTAAAGGAAATGATGTCTAAAGACGAAATGAATTCTTGGGTGAATTTGTTTCTTGAGAAAGATCTTAATATTTTCAAAGCTCCATCTGTACAAAAATTAAGAGACAGTGACTTAGGAGGATCTATCAGAAATCTTCAGATTGAAGATTTATTGAACAGAAAACCTATTAAAATTGAAAACGAAGAAATTAAAAGCAGACATTTTAATAAGAATATTTTAGTAACCGGTGGTGCAGGATCTATCGGAAGCGAAATTGTGAGACAGGTAGCACAATTTAATCCCTCTTTAATTGTTGTTCTGGATCAGGCGGAAACTCCACTATATGATATTGAGCTTGAAATGAAAGAGAAATTTCCTCACATCAGGTTCAAATTTGTTTTGGCTGATGTTTCTAATAAGCATAGAATAGAACCGATATTTCAGGCTTACAATTTCTCAATGGTTTATCATGCTGCGGCTTACAAGCATGTTCCTTTAGTTGAAGAAAATCCGCATGAAGGTATTTTAGTAAATGTTTTAGGATCAAAAATAATTTCAACCCTTTCCAGTAAATATAATGTGAATAGGTTTGTAATGATTTCTACGGATAAAGCAGTGAATCCGACCAATGTAATGGGTGCTTCAAAAAGAGTTGCAGAATTGTTTGTTCAGTCGTTGCAAAATGTAGAAGGAAATACCACAAAGTTTATTACGACAAGGTTTGGTAATGTTTTGGGATCAAACGGATCTGTTATTCCACATTTTAAAAGACAGATTGAAGCCGGAGGTCCGGTTACAATTACCCATCCCGATATTGTCAGATATTTCATGACTATTCCGGAAGCATGCGAACTGGTTTTGCAGGCAGGAACAATGGGGAAAGGTGGTGAGATCTTTGTTTTTGATATGGGAGAACCAGTGAAAATTCTCGATCTTGCTAACAGAATGATAAAATTATCAGGTTTTGAGCCTAATATTGATATAAAAATTATTTATACAGGTTTAAGACCTGGAGAAAAATTATATGAAGAGCTCTTAAGCGATGATGCAAAAACCCTTCCTACCCATAACGATAAAATTATGATTTCAAAAGATCCAAGTATGGAGTTCTTAGAGATAGAAGGAATGATAAATTTGGTTACAAAAGCCGCAATACGAAAAGACAAAGTAGAGGTGGTAACGATTTTGAAAACTATCGTACCAGAATTTAGAAGTAACAATTCTATTTATGAAATACTGGATAAAT
Proteins encoded in this region:
- a CDS encoding polysaccharide biosynthesis protein, with the translated sequence MYNSLRKKVFGGDNVVSLSDVRYLPRWIILIIDIIILVVSLFLSTYIIQKITQKEYIYHNDKSIIFASIIFTNILFMYILKTYAGIIRHSTFIDLFKLLISCFCTMFLVGTVNIIYFWITGGKFILTAYLVLYFIISFMGLFLFRLYVKEFFHIVREYRRSALKKRILVLGIDEQSIAIARAILDNPNLPYQVVGFLTQRTDSKRASLLGKPILSKDRIERNTKEELLIDGIIIVKEMMSKDEMNSWVNLFLEKDLNIFKAPSVQKLRDSDLGGSIRNLQIEDLLNRKPIKIENEEIKSRHFNKNILVTGGAGSIGSEIVRQVAQFNPSLIVVLDQAETPLYDIELEMKEKFPHIRFKFVLADVSNKHRIEPIFQAYNFSMVYHAAAYKHVPLVEENPHEGILVNVLGSKIISTLSSKYNVNRFVMISTDKAVNPTNVMGASKRVAELFVQSLQNVEGNTTKFITTRFGNVLGSNGSVIPHFKRQIEAGGPVTITHPDIVRYFMTIPEACELVLQAGTMGKGGEIFVFDMGEPVKILDLANRMIKLSGFEPNIDIKIIYTGLRPGEKLYEELLSDDAKTLPTHNDKIMISKDPSMEFLEIEGMINLVTKAAIRKDKVEVVTILKTIVPEFRSNNSIYEILDK